The following are encoded together in the Neomonachus schauinslandi chromosome X, ASM220157v2, whole genome shotgun sequence genome:
- the CCNQ gene encoding cyclin-Q isoform X3 — MEAAGPDICGGGDAARGSEGRPAPEARVHFRVTRFIMEAGVKLGMQSIPIATACTIYHKFFYEINLDAYDPYLVAMSSLYLAGKVEEQHLRTRDIINVSNRYFHPGSEPLELDSRFWALRDSIVQCELLMLRVLRFQVSFQHPHKYLLHYLISLKNWLNRYCWQRTPISVTAWALLRDSYHGGLCLRFRAQHIAVAVLHLALQAYGVEVPAEAEAEKPWWQIYTMDTEIP, encoded by the exons ATGGAGGCTGCTGGCCCCGACATTTGTGGAGGAGGGGACGCGGCGCGGGGTTCCGAGGGGCGGCCAGCACCCGAGGCGAGGGTGCACTTCCGAGTGACGAGGTTCATCATGGAGGCAG GTGTCAAGCTAGGGATGCAGTCCATTCCCATTGCCACAGCTTGTACCATTTACCATAAGTTCTTCTATGAGATCAACCTGGATGCCTATGACCCCTACTTGGTCGCCATGTCTTCCCTTTATTTGGCTGGCAAAGTGGAGGAACAGCACCTGCGCACTCGTGACATCATCAACGTGTCCAACAG GTACTTTCACCCGGGCAGTGAACCCTTGGAGCTGGACTCCCGCTTCTGGGCGCTCCGGGACAGTATCGTGCAGTGTGAACTCCTCATGCTGAGAGTCCTGCGTTTCCAAGTCTCCTTCCAGCACCCACACAAG TACCTGCTCCACTACCTGATTTCCCTCAAGAACTGGCTGAACCGTTACTGCTGGCAGCGGACCCCCATTTCCGTCACTGCCTGGGCCCTGCTGCGGGACAGCTACCACGGGGGGCTGTGCCTCCGCTTCCGGGCCCAGCACATAGCCGTGGCGGTGCTCCACCTGGCCCTGCAGGCCTATGGGGTTGAGGTGCCCGCCGAGGCCGAGGCCGAGAAGCCGTGGTGGCAG
- the CCNQ gene encoding cyclin-Q isoform X2, whose translation MEAAGPDICGGGDAARGSEGRPAPEARVHFRVTRFIMEAGVKLGMQSIPIATACTIYHKFFYEINLDAYDPYLVAMSSLYLAGKVEEQHLRTRDIINVSNRYFHPGSEPLELDSRFWALRDSIVQCELLMLRVLRFQVSFQHPHKYLLHYLISLKNWLNRYCWQRTPISVTAWALLRDSYHGGLCLRFRAQHIAVAVLHLALQAYGVEVPAEAEAEKPWWQGSSRAPSGSMLH comes from the exons ATGGAGGCTGCTGGCCCCGACATTTGTGGAGGAGGGGACGCGGCGCGGGGTTCCGAGGGGCGGCCAGCACCCGAGGCGAGGGTGCACTTCCGAGTGACGAGGTTCATCATGGAGGCAG GTGTCAAGCTAGGGATGCAGTCCATTCCCATTGCCACAGCTTGTACCATTTACCATAAGTTCTTCTATGAGATCAACCTGGATGCCTATGACCCCTACTTGGTCGCCATGTCTTCCCTTTATTTGGCTGGCAAAGTGGAGGAACAGCACCTGCGCACTCGTGACATCATCAACGTGTCCAACAG GTACTTTCACCCGGGCAGTGAACCCTTGGAGCTGGACTCCCGCTTCTGGGCGCTCCGGGACAGTATCGTGCAGTGTGAACTCCTCATGCTGAGAGTCCTGCGTTTCCAAGTCTCCTTCCAGCACCCACACAAG TACCTGCTCCACTACCTGATTTCCCTCAAGAACTGGCTGAACCGTTACTGCTGGCAGCGGACCCCCATTTCCGTCACTGCCTGGGCCCTGCTGCGGGACAGCTACCACGGGGGGCTGTGCCTCCGCTTCCGGGCCCAGCACATAGCCGTGGCGGTGCTCCACCTGGCCCTGCAGGCCTATGGGGTTGAGGTGCCCGCCGAGGCCGAGGCCGAGAAGCCGTGGTGGCAG
- the CCNQ gene encoding cyclin-Q isoform X4, translating into MLKALPGVKLGMQSIPIATACTIYHKFFYEINLDAYDPYLVAMSSLYLAGKVEEQHLRTRDIINVSNRYFHPGSEPLELDSRFWALRDSIVQCELLMLRVLRFQVSFQHPHKYLLHYLISLKNWLNRYCWQRTPISVTAWALLRDSYHGGLCLRFRAQHIAVAVLHLALQAYGVEVPAEAEAEKPWWQGSSRAPSGSMLH; encoded by the exons ATGCTAAAAGCTCTTCCAG GTGTCAAGCTAGGGATGCAGTCCATTCCCATTGCCACAGCTTGTACCATTTACCATAAGTTCTTCTATGAGATCAACCTGGATGCCTATGACCCCTACTTGGTCGCCATGTCTTCCCTTTATTTGGCTGGCAAAGTGGAGGAACAGCACCTGCGCACTCGTGACATCATCAACGTGTCCAACAG GTACTTTCACCCGGGCAGTGAACCCTTGGAGCTGGACTCCCGCTTCTGGGCGCTCCGGGACAGTATCGTGCAGTGTGAACTCCTCATGCTGAGAGTCCTGCGTTTCCAAGTCTCCTTCCAGCACCCACACAAG TACCTGCTCCACTACCTGATTTCCCTCAAGAACTGGCTGAACCGTTACTGCTGGCAGCGGACCCCCATTTCCGTCACTGCCTGGGCCCTGCTGCGGGACAGCTACCACGGGGGGCTGTGCCTCCGCTTCCGGGCCCAGCACATAGCCGTGGCGGTGCTCCACCTGGCCCTGCAGGCCTATGGGGTTGAGGTGCCCGCCGAGGCCGAGGCCGAGAAGCCGTGGTGGCAG